A genomic region of Haliaeetus albicilla chromosome 8, bHalAlb1.1, whole genome shotgun sequence contains the following coding sequences:
- the LOC138686480 gene encoding flavin-containing monooxygenase 5-like isoform X2, which produces MSLQCPHMGVPSKAPGTAPYPTVQGCGESRCWKSQAGGREPAGFWLPLPGCVGGVTEGEALLTTAAHHKARPPFGVTDRGNPPETLARLPTCRRPSLAAAPMATGRDPVVEGSMAKKVAIIGGGSSGLCAIKACLQEGLEPICFERTGDIGGLWRFEERPEEGRASIYRSVIINTSKEMMCFSDFPIPEDFPNYMHNSKIMEYFRMYAQHFDLLRHIRFRTSVCRVSKRPDFAATGQWDVVTESEGKQEAAVFDGVLVCTGHHTEAHLPLSTFPGIEKFKGCYLHSRDYKEARDFTDKRVVVIGIGNSGSDLAVEISQTAEQVFLSTRRGAWILNRVGDQGYPIDIVFTTRMKTFLKKLLSVSTVNSFMEKQLNMRFDHSHYGLKPKHRVFDQHPTINDDLPNRIISGRVLVKPNVQEFTETSAIFEDGTREDIDAVVFATGYSFSFPFLEGCVKVVENQIPLYKFMFPPDLEKPTLAFIGLIQPLGAIMPISELQCRWATRVFKGLNKLPPRHDMEADIKQKREAMAKQYVRSRRHTIQVDYIPYMDELACQVGVKPNLLALFLTDPKLALEVAIGPCTPYQYRLQGPGKWAGAREAILTQQQRIIKPLQTRHVEKQASGPAMPLFFKLVGAMAILAIIFAYL; this is translated from the exons TGTCCCTACAGTGTCCCCACATGGGGGTGCCCAGCAAGGCGCCTGGGACGGCTCCTTACCCCACTGTCCAAGGCTGTGGCGAGAGCCGCTGCTGGAAAAGCCAAGCAGGCGGCCGGGAGCCAGCTGGGTTCTGGCTTCCTCTCCCTGGCTGCGTGGGAGGAGTGACGGAGGGGGAGGCTCTGCTCACCACTGCTGCGCACCATAAAGCCAGGCCGCCGTTCGGCGTCACGGATCGGGGCAACCCACCAGAGACCCTCGCGCGGCTCCCCACCTGCCGCCGGCCTTCCCTGGCTGCCGCTCCCATGGCCACAG GCAGAGACCCGGTGGTGGAGGGCAGCATGGCGAAGAAGGTGGCCATCATCGGAGGGGGCAGCAGCGGGTTGTGCGCCATCAAAGCCTGCCTGCAAGAGGGGCTGGAGCCCATCTGCTTCGAGAGGACCGGGGACATCGGAGGGCTCTGGAGGTTTGAG GAGCGTCCCGAGGAGGGCCGCGCCAGCATCTACCGCTCCGTCATCATCAACACCTCCAAGGAGATGATGTGCTTCAGCGACTTCCCCATCCCTGAGGACTTCCCCAACTACATGCACAACTCCAAGATCATGGAGTACTTCCGAATGTACGCCCAGCACTTTGACCTGCTCCGCCACATCCGCTTCAGG ACCAGCGTGTGCCGCGTGTCCAAGCGCCCCGACTTCGCCGCCACGGGCCAGTGGGATGTGGTGACGGAAAGCGAGGGGAAGCAGGAGGCGGCCGTCTTCGACGGTGTGCTGGTGTGCACCGGGCACCACACTGAGGCACACCTCCCGCTGAGCACCTTCCCAG GAATTGAGAAGTTCAAGGGCTGCTACCTCCACAGCCGAGACTACAAGGAAGCTCGGGATTTCACAGACAAGAGGGTCGTTGTCATCGGTATCGGGAATTCAGGGTCAGACCTGGCCGTGGAGATCAGCCAAACGGCCGAGCAG GTCTTCCTCAGCACCCGCCGGGGAGCGTGGATCCTCAACCGCGTTGGAGATCAGGGCTACCCCATAGACATCGTCTTCACCACCCGCATGAAGACATTCCTGAAGAAGCTGCTGAGCGTGTCCACGGTGAACAGCTTcatggagaagcagctgaacaTGAGGTTCGACCACTCGCACTACGGACTGAAGCCAAAGCACAG GGTCTTTGACCAGCACCCGACCATCAACGACGACCTGCCCAACCGCATCATTTCAGGCAGGGTGCTGGTGAAGCCAAACGTCCAGGAGTTCACGGAGACATCTGCCATCTTCGAGGATGGCACCAGGGAAGACATCGATGCCGTGGTCTTCGCCACAGGATAcagcttctccttccctttcctcgAAGGCTGTGTGAAGGTGGTGGAGAACCAGATCCCCCTCTACAAATTCATGTTCCCCCCTGACCTGGAGAAGCCGACGCTGGCTTTCATCGGCCTCATCCAGCCTCTGGGTGCCATCATGCCCATCTCTGAGCTCCAGTGTCGCTGGGCCACCCGTGTCTTCAAGG GGCTCAACAAGCTGCCCCCACGGCACGACATGGAGGCTGACATCAAGCAGAAGAGAGAAGCGATGGCAAAGCA GTACGTGAGGAGCCGGCGGCACACCATCCAGGTGGATTACATCCCCTACATGGACGAACTCGCCTGCCAGGTGGGGGTCAAGCCCAACCTGCTCGCCCTCTTCCTCACCGACCCCAAGCTGGCACTGGAGGTGGCCATTGGGCCCTGCACACCGTACCAGTACCGCCTGCAGGGCCCGGGCAAGTGGGCAGGCGCCAGGGAGGCCATCCTCACCCAGCAGCAGCGTATTATCAAGCCCCTGCAGACACGGCATGTGGAGAAGCAAGCATCAGGACCTGCCATGCCCCTCTTCTTCAAGCTGGTTGGGGCTATGGCCATCCTCGCCATCATTTTTGCTTACTTGTAG
- the LOC138686480 gene encoding flavin-containing monooxygenase 5-like isoform X1, whose protein sequence is MSLQCPHMGVPSKAPGTAPYPTVQGCGESRCWKSQAGGREPAGFWLPLPGCVGGVTEGEALLTTAAHHKARPPFGVTDRGNPPETLARLPTCRRPSLAAAPMATGPKFGTAAPLASQPHSPVLSPGRDPVVEGSMAKKVAIIGGGSSGLCAIKACLQEGLEPICFERTGDIGGLWRFEERPEEGRASIYRSVIINTSKEMMCFSDFPIPEDFPNYMHNSKIMEYFRMYAQHFDLLRHIRFRTSVCRVSKRPDFAATGQWDVVTESEGKQEAAVFDGVLVCTGHHTEAHLPLSTFPGIEKFKGCYLHSRDYKEARDFTDKRVVVIGIGNSGSDLAVEISQTAEQVFLSTRRGAWILNRVGDQGYPIDIVFTTRMKTFLKKLLSVSTVNSFMEKQLNMRFDHSHYGLKPKHRVFDQHPTINDDLPNRIISGRVLVKPNVQEFTETSAIFEDGTREDIDAVVFATGYSFSFPFLEGCVKVVENQIPLYKFMFPPDLEKPTLAFIGLIQPLGAIMPISELQCRWATRVFKGLNKLPPRHDMEADIKQKREAMAKQYVRSRRHTIQVDYIPYMDELACQVGVKPNLLALFLTDPKLALEVAIGPCTPYQYRLQGPGKWAGAREAILTQQQRIIKPLQTRHVEKQASGPAMPLFFKLVGAMAILAIIFAYL, encoded by the exons TGTCCCTACAGTGTCCCCACATGGGGGTGCCCAGCAAGGCGCCTGGGACGGCTCCTTACCCCACTGTCCAAGGCTGTGGCGAGAGCCGCTGCTGGAAAAGCCAAGCAGGCGGCCGGGAGCCAGCTGGGTTCTGGCTTCCTCTCCCTGGCTGCGTGGGAGGAGTGACGGAGGGGGAGGCTCTGCTCACCACTGCTGCGCACCATAAAGCCAGGCCGCCGTTCGGCGTCACGGATCGGGGCAACCCACCAGAGACCCTCGCGCGGCTCCCCACCTGCCGCCGGCCTTCCCTGGCTGCCGCTCCCATGGCCACAG GGCCAAAATTTGGCACAGCTGCACCCCTCGCTTCTCAGCCCCACTCTCCGGTACTGTCCCCAGGCAGAGACCCGGTGGTGGAGGGCAGCATGGCGAAGAAGGTGGCCATCATCGGAGGGGGCAGCAGCGGGTTGTGCGCCATCAAAGCCTGCCTGCAAGAGGGGCTGGAGCCCATCTGCTTCGAGAGGACCGGGGACATCGGAGGGCTCTGGAGGTTTGAG GAGCGTCCCGAGGAGGGCCGCGCCAGCATCTACCGCTCCGTCATCATCAACACCTCCAAGGAGATGATGTGCTTCAGCGACTTCCCCATCCCTGAGGACTTCCCCAACTACATGCACAACTCCAAGATCATGGAGTACTTCCGAATGTACGCCCAGCACTTTGACCTGCTCCGCCACATCCGCTTCAGG ACCAGCGTGTGCCGCGTGTCCAAGCGCCCCGACTTCGCCGCCACGGGCCAGTGGGATGTGGTGACGGAAAGCGAGGGGAAGCAGGAGGCGGCCGTCTTCGACGGTGTGCTGGTGTGCACCGGGCACCACACTGAGGCACACCTCCCGCTGAGCACCTTCCCAG GAATTGAGAAGTTCAAGGGCTGCTACCTCCACAGCCGAGACTACAAGGAAGCTCGGGATTTCACAGACAAGAGGGTCGTTGTCATCGGTATCGGGAATTCAGGGTCAGACCTGGCCGTGGAGATCAGCCAAACGGCCGAGCAG GTCTTCCTCAGCACCCGCCGGGGAGCGTGGATCCTCAACCGCGTTGGAGATCAGGGCTACCCCATAGACATCGTCTTCACCACCCGCATGAAGACATTCCTGAAGAAGCTGCTGAGCGTGTCCACGGTGAACAGCTTcatggagaagcagctgaacaTGAGGTTCGACCACTCGCACTACGGACTGAAGCCAAAGCACAG GGTCTTTGACCAGCACCCGACCATCAACGACGACCTGCCCAACCGCATCATTTCAGGCAGGGTGCTGGTGAAGCCAAACGTCCAGGAGTTCACGGAGACATCTGCCATCTTCGAGGATGGCACCAGGGAAGACATCGATGCCGTGGTCTTCGCCACAGGATAcagcttctccttccctttcctcgAAGGCTGTGTGAAGGTGGTGGAGAACCAGATCCCCCTCTACAAATTCATGTTCCCCCCTGACCTGGAGAAGCCGACGCTGGCTTTCATCGGCCTCATCCAGCCTCTGGGTGCCATCATGCCCATCTCTGAGCTCCAGTGTCGCTGGGCCACCCGTGTCTTCAAGG GGCTCAACAAGCTGCCCCCACGGCACGACATGGAGGCTGACATCAAGCAGAAGAGAGAAGCGATGGCAAAGCA GTACGTGAGGAGCCGGCGGCACACCATCCAGGTGGATTACATCCCCTACATGGACGAACTCGCCTGCCAGGTGGGGGTCAAGCCCAACCTGCTCGCCCTCTTCCTCACCGACCCCAAGCTGGCACTGGAGGTGGCCATTGGGCCCTGCACACCGTACCAGTACCGCCTGCAGGGCCCGGGCAAGTGGGCAGGCGCCAGGGAGGCCATCCTCACCCAGCAGCAGCGTATTATCAAGCCCCTGCAGACACGGCATGTGGAGAAGCAAGCATCAGGACCTGCCATGCCCCTCTTCTTCAAGCTGGTTGGGGCTATGGCCATCCTCGCCATCATTTTTGCTTACTTGTAG
- the LOC138686480 gene encoding flavin-containing monooxygenase 5-like isoform X4 codes for MAKKVAIIGGGSSGLCAIKACLQEGLEPICFERTGDIGGLWRFEERPEEGRASIYRSVIINTSKEMMCFSDFPIPEDFPNYMHNSKIMEYFRMYAQHFDLLRHIRFRTSVCRVSKRPDFAATGQWDVVTESEGKQEAAVFDGVLVCTGHHTEAHLPLSTFPGIEKFKGCYLHSRDYKEARDFTDKRVVVIGIGNSGSDLAVEISQTAEQVFLSTRRGAWILNRVGDQGYPIDIVFTTRMKTFLKKLLSVSTVNSFMEKQLNMRFDHSHYGLKPKHRVFDQHPTINDDLPNRIISGRVLVKPNVQEFTETSAIFEDGTREDIDAVVFATGYSFSFPFLEGCVKVVENQIPLYKFMFPPDLEKPTLAFIGLIQPLGAIMPISELQCRWATRVFKGLNKLPPRHDMEADIKQKREAMAKQYVRSRRHTIQVDYIPYMDELACQVGVKPNLLALFLTDPKLALEVAIGPCTPYQYRLQGPGKWAGAREAILTQQQRIIKPLQTRHVEKQASGPAMPLFFKLVGAMAILAIIFAYL; via the exons ATGGCGAAGAAGGTGGCCATCATCGGAGGGGGCAGCAGCGGGTTGTGCGCCATCAAAGCCTGCCTGCAAGAGGGGCTGGAGCCCATCTGCTTCGAGAGGACCGGGGACATCGGAGGGCTCTGGAGGTTTGAG GAGCGTCCCGAGGAGGGCCGCGCCAGCATCTACCGCTCCGTCATCATCAACACCTCCAAGGAGATGATGTGCTTCAGCGACTTCCCCATCCCTGAGGACTTCCCCAACTACATGCACAACTCCAAGATCATGGAGTACTTCCGAATGTACGCCCAGCACTTTGACCTGCTCCGCCACATCCGCTTCAGG ACCAGCGTGTGCCGCGTGTCCAAGCGCCCCGACTTCGCCGCCACGGGCCAGTGGGATGTGGTGACGGAAAGCGAGGGGAAGCAGGAGGCGGCCGTCTTCGACGGTGTGCTGGTGTGCACCGGGCACCACACTGAGGCACACCTCCCGCTGAGCACCTTCCCAG GAATTGAGAAGTTCAAGGGCTGCTACCTCCACAGCCGAGACTACAAGGAAGCTCGGGATTTCACAGACAAGAGGGTCGTTGTCATCGGTATCGGGAATTCAGGGTCAGACCTGGCCGTGGAGATCAGCCAAACGGCCGAGCAG GTCTTCCTCAGCACCCGCCGGGGAGCGTGGATCCTCAACCGCGTTGGAGATCAGGGCTACCCCATAGACATCGTCTTCACCACCCGCATGAAGACATTCCTGAAGAAGCTGCTGAGCGTGTCCACGGTGAACAGCTTcatggagaagcagctgaacaTGAGGTTCGACCACTCGCACTACGGACTGAAGCCAAAGCACAG GGTCTTTGACCAGCACCCGACCATCAACGACGACCTGCCCAACCGCATCATTTCAGGCAGGGTGCTGGTGAAGCCAAACGTCCAGGAGTTCACGGAGACATCTGCCATCTTCGAGGATGGCACCAGGGAAGACATCGATGCCGTGGTCTTCGCCACAGGATAcagcttctccttccctttcctcgAAGGCTGTGTGAAGGTGGTGGAGAACCAGATCCCCCTCTACAAATTCATGTTCCCCCCTGACCTGGAGAAGCCGACGCTGGCTTTCATCGGCCTCATCCAGCCTCTGGGTGCCATCATGCCCATCTCTGAGCTCCAGTGTCGCTGGGCCACCCGTGTCTTCAAGG GGCTCAACAAGCTGCCCCCACGGCACGACATGGAGGCTGACATCAAGCAGAAGAGAGAAGCGATGGCAAAGCA GTACGTGAGGAGCCGGCGGCACACCATCCAGGTGGATTACATCCCCTACATGGACGAACTCGCCTGCCAGGTGGGGGTCAAGCCCAACCTGCTCGCCCTCTTCCTCACCGACCCCAAGCTGGCACTGGAGGTGGCCATTGGGCCCTGCACACCGTACCAGTACCGCCTGCAGGGCCCGGGCAAGTGGGCAGGCGCCAGGGAGGCCATCCTCACCCAGCAGCAGCGTATTATCAAGCCCCTGCAGACACGGCATGTGGAGAAGCAAGCATCAGGACCTGCCATGCCCCTCTTCTTCAAGCTGGTTGGGGCTATGGCCATCCTCGCCATCATTTTTGCTTACTTGTAG
- the LOC138686480 gene encoding flavin-containing monooxygenase 5-like isoform X3, whose protein sequence is MSLQCPHMGVPSKAPGTAPYPTVQGCGESRCWKSQAGGREPAGFWLPLPGCVGGVTEGEALLTTAAHHKARPPFGVTDRGNPPETLARLPTCRRPSLAAAPMATGPKFGTAAPLASQPHSPVLSPGRDPVVEGSMAKKVAIIGGGSSGLCAIKACLQEGLEPICFERTGDIGGLWRFEERPEEGRASIYRSVIINTSKEMMCFSDFPIPEDFPNYMHNSKIMEYFRMYAQHFDLLRHIRFRTSVCRVSKRPDFAATGQWDVVTESEGKQEAAVFDGVLVCTGHHTEAHLPLSTFPGIEKFKGCYLHSRDYKEARDFTDKRVVVIGIGNSGSDLAVEISQTAEQVFLSTRRGAWILNRVGDQGYPIDIVFTTRMKTFLKKLLSVSTVNSFMEKQLNMRFDHSHYGLKPKHRVFDQHPTINDDLPNRIISGRVLVKPNVQEFTETSAIFEDGTREDIDAVVFATGYSFSFPFLEGCVKVVENQIPLYKFMFPPDLEKPTLAFIGLIQPLGAIMPISELQCRWATRVFKGT, encoded by the exons TGTCCCTACAGTGTCCCCACATGGGGGTGCCCAGCAAGGCGCCTGGGACGGCTCCTTACCCCACTGTCCAAGGCTGTGGCGAGAGCCGCTGCTGGAAAAGCCAAGCAGGCGGCCGGGAGCCAGCTGGGTTCTGGCTTCCTCTCCCTGGCTGCGTGGGAGGAGTGACGGAGGGGGAGGCTCTGCTCACCACTGCTGCGCACCATAAAGCCAGGCCGCCGTTCGGCGTCACGGATCGGGGCAACCCACCAGAGACCCTCGCGCGGCTCCCCACCTGCCGCCGGCCTTCCCTGGCTGCCGCTCCCATGGCCACAG GGCCAAAATTTGGCACAGCTGCACCCCTCGCTTCTCAGCCCCACTCTCCGGTACTGTCCCCAGGCAGAGACCCGGTGGTGGAGGGCAGCATGGCGAAGAAGGTGGCCATCATCGGAGGGGGCAGCAGCGGGTTGTGCGCCATCAAAGCCTGCCTGCAAGAGGGGCTGGAGCCCATCTGCTTCGAGAGGACCGGGGACATCGGAGGGCTCTGGAGGTTTGAG GAGCGTCCCGAGGAGGGCCGCGCCAGCATCTACCGCTCCGTCATCATCAACACCTCCAAGGAGATGATGTGCTTCAGCGACTTCCCCATCCCTGAGGACTTCCCCAACTACATGCACAACTCCAAGATCATGGAGTACTTCCGAATGTACGCCCAGCACTTTGACCTGCTCCGCCACATCCGCTTCAGG ACCAGCGTGTGCCGCGTGTCCAAGCGCCCCGACTTCGCCGCCACGGGCCAGTGGGATGTGGTGACGGAAAGCGAGGGGAAGCAGGAGGCGGCCGTCTTCGACGGTGTGCTGGTGTGCACCGGGCACCACACTGAGGCACACCTCCCGCTGAGCACCTTCCCAG GAATTGAGAAGTTCAAGGGCTGCTACCTCCACAGCCGAGACTACAAGGAAGCTCGGGATTTCACAGACAAGAGGGTCGTTGTCATCGGTATCGGGAATTCAGGGTCAGACCTGGCCGTGGAGATCAGCCAAACGGCCGAGCAG GTCTTCCTCAGCACCCGCCGGGGAGCGTGGATCCTCAACCGCGTTGGAGATCAGGGCTACCCCATAGACATCGTCTTCACCACCCGCATGAAGACATTCCTGAAGAAGCTGCTGAGCGTGTCCACGGTGAACAGCTTcatggagaagcagctgaacaTGAGGTTCGACCACTCGCACTACGGACTGAAGCCAAAGCACAG GGTCTTTGACCAGCACCCGACCATCAACGACGACCTGCCCAACCGCATCATTTCAGGCAGGGTGCTGGTGAAGCCAAACGTCCAGGAGTTCACGGAGACATCTGCCATCTTCGAGGATGGCACCAGGGAAGACATCGATGCCGTGGTCTTCGCCACAGGATAcagcttctccttccctttcctcgAAGGCTGTGTGAAGGTGGTGGAGAACCAGATCCCCCTCTACAAATTCATGTTCCCCCCTGACCTGGAGAAGCCGACGCTGGCTTTCATCGGCCTCATCCAGCCTCTGGGTGCCATCATGCCCATCTCTGAGCTCCAGTGTCGCTGGGCCACCCGTGTCTTCAAGG GTACGTGA